TATTACATATGCTAAAAATATATACGTGGGTACATAATATGCAGCAGCACCTTTAGAATACGCCCAACCACTTCCGCCTAGAAAAGTAAAAGTCGTATAAACCTCTCCAGCTATTAATAGGAATATGAACAGGGGTCCAAAACCTCTGCCGCCAACTGAAAATTGCTGCAAATTCATCTTTTTTCCTCGTCTGGCTGCTATCCCTAAATAAAGAGATAGAATTAAGAAAATAAAAATAATAAATAATGATATATTCATTCTGCCTCACTCCCTTTATTATCAGGATCCAGCTTATAAACAATGGTTAAAATAATTGAGGAAAGTACCATCCAAAATACAATCCAAAATAAAAGAAAAGGCATCCCTAATACGTAAGGCTCAATTTTATTTGCAAATGGTAAGAATCCAACACACCCTATAAAAGGAATTAAGAGTAAGAGTTTAATATATTTCAAAATATTCTCGACCTCCTATTTCATCGTTTGAATTTTTATGGATTAAGAGCCGATATTATAAAAGGATTTGTTAATATATATCCTTTTTAACTTACTAGCATCTAAATCTCTGATATGCAGAATAAAGTGAAACATTAATCAGCGGGGTTTTGTCCATCCCCAACTGATTATTAGCCCGCAAATAGCGGGCTAATGGTAACGAATAATACGAGGTAATATCATTGCAATACTCCATTTTTTTCCTAAATCTAATTTTTCATCATTAAATCATTCTCTTTTTGATAGACAATTTCTCCGTCAATAATCGTTGTTTCCACTTTCAAATCCTTAATAAGGTCTGGTTCAGCTTTTAAAATACTTTCACTTAAAATAACTAAATCAGCTAATTTCCCTACCTCTATGCTTCCTTTTATATCCTCTTCAAAACTTGCATAAGCGCCATTCCATGTGTAAAGTTTAATAGCTTCTAGTACACTAATGGATTGATTAATGCCAATTTCAGCTCCAAATTGGCTTTTTCTATTAACTGCAGTATGAATTCCCAATAATGGATTATAATCGGTAACCGGTGCATCTGAACTACCTGCTGCAATAATACCTTTATCTATATAATCACGAGCAGCGTACATATAATTAACACGTTCACCATAATTGTGAGCATATATCTCGCCATATTCATATGGAAATGGCGGGTTTGGAATAGGGATGACTTCAAGTTGTTTCATTCTTTCTTGTAAATCTGGAGTTGAAACTCCTGCATGCTCGATTCGATGACGATGATTTTTCCTTGGTGCTTCTTTTAACGCTCTTTCTACGCAATTTAAATACATTTCAATGGCTTTATCACCTTGAGCATGTACTGTAATTTGATAGCCTTTTTTATGTGCTTCACCTAGAACTTTATATATTTCTTCCTCACTATAATAAAGAATCCCGAAATTGTTAGGATCGCTGGAGTAGGGTTTTCGAGTTGCAATTGTTGGACCAGAGCTACTTCCATCTAAAAATATTTTAGCCGGCCCAACTCTAAACTTCTCATCCCCTGTACCGGTTACTATCCCTGCATTCATCATTTTATTTACAAATTTATCCGATTCATTTATGGTACCAATTATTGCATATATCCGAACACCGATGTCTTTCGTTTTTATAGCTGTTTGTAACAAACGATAACAATTAGAATCAAAAGTAGCTGCTTCATGAATACTCGTGATACCCCCAGAAATGAAATGATCCGACGCAATTTTTACAGCTTTCATAAGCTCATCATCTGTATAACTTGCTACATCATTCATCTTCATATTTGCAGCTTCAAATAATTTCCCTGTAATTTCCCCCTTCTCATTTTTTTCAATTACTCCACCTTGAGGATTCGGTGTCTTTTCGTCATATCCAGCCTTCTCTAGTGCTGCTGTGTTTACGATACAAATATGTCCGCACGTACGAGAAATGATGATTGGATGCTTCGCTGAAATGGCATCTAGCTCCGCAATCGTTGGATACCTTTTCTCCTTTATGGTAGTTTCATTAAATCCCCAAGCTCTTATCCACTCACCTTCTGGAGTTTCCAACGCTTTTTTCTTAAGCTCATTCAGCACATCTGCAACAGAGTCGATGTGACTTTCTTTACAACTGATATTCAATTGAAAAACCCCATATAAAACCAGGTGTGTGTGTGCATCAATAAATCCAGGAAGAAGAGATTTGCCTGCTAGGTCAATGACTTCAGTCTTCTCCCCAATGAATTTATTCGTTTCTAAATTTGAACCAACCCCAATTATTCGATTATCCTTTATCGCTACAGATTCTACTATTGAGTTTTGTCTGTTTGATGTAATAACTTCACCATTGATAAATACTAGATTTGCATTCATACAAACACCATCCTTTTTATATAAGTACAAATTGAAAAAACGACATAAAACTTTTCTTTTTAAGTGAAAGAGACAACGAGTGCAGATCACCTTTTAGTCTTCATAAACGTGACTTAATTAGAATTACGCGCGATTAAAGCGCTTTCAATAAAAAGGGAAATCCTTGACAAATAGAAAAGATTCCATTAACTACCTCCCTCTATAAATTAATAATTCCGCACTGTACATTTTTATAATGCAAAAATTATGCCATCAATTTGGAACAAAAACATTAAAAATAGACGGAAAATTATAAAAATTTCATTTAAATCTGGCATTTGTGAGATATAATGAATTAAATTCGTTTCAATAGATTCATAAATGGTTCATTCTTTTCACTAATTTCCATCTATGTTGAACCACTTGCGTTTCAACATAGATGCATTCATAGGAGGATTTAAGCCATGTCCGACATTCCTGTCCAAATTGAAAGTAAATATCTCTTGAAGATTCTTGATAGTCTTGAAAGTGGGATGAATATTGTTGACAAAAACGGAACGATTATGTGGGTAAACCAAGCATGTTGTAAGCTTTTTAACAAAAGCAAGGAACATTTGATTGGTAGGAATATTTTCGTTCTGAAAAAAGAGGGTGCGTTCACTCCATCCGTAATCGAAATGGCTTTACAAAATGGAAGTACTGTAACCACTGTGCAAGAAATCACCGGTGGTAATAAGATGACAGTAACAGGGGACATTATTTTGGATGAGCAGGAAAACCCCCTTTATTTTGTAGCACATGGTCATGATATAAACAATTGGATGGATAATGTTTCTAAGCTAGAATGGGAAGAATTAGCCCCCGTATTGAAGCGGTATTTGCTAGAAATAAAAAAAATGAATACCCGGTATATTCTAATGCAAGAGGAACAGTCCTTTATTGGACATAGTAAAATACATAATTTGCTTGCTGAAATCCTGGAAAGAGTGGCAAGTGTTGATTCAACTGTGCTTATTAACGGAGAAACAGGCGTTGGAAAAAACGTAGTTGCAAAACGTATTCATGAATTGAGTGAACGAAACAGTCAACCCTTTGTCCACTTAAATTGTGCAGCAATTCCCGATACACTTCTCGAATCTGAATTGTTCGGCTACCATAAGGGAGCCTTTACAGGTGCGAATTCAAAAGGGAAAACAGGGCTCGTCAAAACAGCCGAAAAAGGAACGCTTTTTTTGGATGAAATTAGTGAACTTCCGCTACATTTGCAGCCCAAGCTCCTTCAATTACTGCAGGACAAGACCTATATGCCTATTGGCGGTTCACAGTTAGTAAAGGCTGATATTCGCATTATTGCAGCAACAAACCGCAAAATCGAGGAAATGGTAAAAGAGGGAAAATTCCGGGCCGATCTATATTATCGCCTTCATGTTTTACCAGTAAACATTCCGCCGCTACGCGAGCGACATGAAGATATTTTTCCACTACTCCATTTCTATTTGCAAAAGTATAACCAAATATTCAACCAGACACGTACCTTCTCGAAGCAAACGATAGGTGTTTTTCAACGTTATCAGTGGCCGGGAAATATACGCGAGTTGGAAAATACTGTTGAGCAGCTCGTTATTATGGCTAAAAAGGAAGAAATCTCAATTCATGATTTACCAGAGCGCTTTCTTTCAGTAAGTATGGAAGAAGAAGCTTTACAATCTCTGAAAAAAGGCAACAATTTAAACGAGATTATCGAAAGTATGGAAAAAATAATTATTGAACAGGCAATTAAGAAAAATAAGACTACACGTAAAACTGCAAAAGTTCTTGGAATTACCCAAACTTCACTGATTCGTCGGTTAAAGAAATACAATATCCGCAATGAAAAAGAATAGCGTTTTTGTTGTAGAGGGATTAATTTTTTTCTTAATTTGATGGCAATATGGCGGTACCCCATCGCTATCAAGCTAAGCTTATGTAAAGTCAATTTTAGGCGAGATTGTTTCTTTTTTCTAAAGGGCACGTGTAGGTAATTTTAAAATTTGCATATGAAATAAACCCTAGTATAAAATCCTTGATTTTTTAAGAAAAGGTATTGGAGTTTATCTTTTGTATATACACCATCATTTCATTAAAAAAAGAAAAATAGATGCCTATGGGCATCTATTTTTTTAAAAACGACTACTTAAAATCATTTTACTTCTACAGTATAATCCCCTGTTCCACCGCCATACTTATATACACTTAAATAATATTTCCCTGGCTTCGCATTATAATTTCCAAGCAATTTGTTTCCATCACGTTTTGTTGCATAAGCTACATAATTATTTAGATCTGATTCAGAATATAATACCCAGTTCAGTCCAAGGTTTTGTTCGTTCGTAACGGTAATTTGTAAATCTTTTGGGTCCTTTACATCGATAACAAATCTGTCAACTTGATCTTGATCACTTAAGTTTCCTCTTAATAACGTGTTCAAAGATAATGGATTCGCTGCATCAAATGAATTATTCGGTTCTTTTTCTACAGCAGTACCTTCTTCTGTATTCACTCCGATAAACACAACATCATATTCAAATTGTCCAGCGGCATTGACACGGTAATTTACAAAATAAGCAGTTAATGTTTTGTATCCGCTCCACTCTTTTTCTGCAAGATGCTTCAGCATATCATTCGTTGCTTGATTCATCACTTTCCAATCCTCATTTTCCCCTTTTGCCGCACTTCCTGTATATGTTCCTTGTAGTGTGGAGGTATTAAAGAATTGTGATTTATTATTTGTTACCTTCACATTTTTTAACTTCGCTTCATTGGTGACATCTGCTGCAACATCCGAAAGTGGTTTCGGATTGTGCTGTGCTACATAATCATCTGATACTTGCGGAATTGTATACTTATCACGATTATCTATCAGCATTTGCATGTAAGTTTGATATTCTTCATTTAATTTATTATCTTTACTTAATGTAGAACGGTACGCATCGTAACCTGGAACAGCATTTGTACGAATTAAATCATGCACTTTATCGAACATATCAGGACGGTTATTATACATATACGATTGCAATGCAAACGAGTAATTATAATAATCCCACGTTCCGTATTTTGCATTTAATGTTTGCGCTGCTGTGTAACGTTTCGCAGGATCATTAGACAATCCACCAATGATACTTTTTCGCGGTACCACACTGTCTAATCGCGTTGAGCCTGCAAAAAACTCCGCATTTCCTTCTTCAAACCATGTTAAGCGTTCATTTTGATACATTTCTCCTTGACCCCATAATCCCGGAACTTCGTATCTGCCCTGTAAATAGTGTGTAAATTCGTGACGAAACAATTCTTCCAAACTATAAATACTCTGCTGTGGTGTACGTTCATATGTAAAGAAGGTTCCTGTTCCTTCAATATAAATTCCACCATTATTTGTTTCATAGCCGTATAGTTGACGGTTAAATTGATATTCATCCGGACTATTATAAATAACCATTGTTAACACATCATCAGCATGTCCACTTTCGAGTGGTTTATCACTACCAACTGTACGATAAAATTGAGATCGTACTTCTTTTGCTGCCCAATATAAACGTTTAATTTTTTCTTCGCTAACTTTATCCCCCGCTTTAAAGACAATAGCCCCATCATCAAATGTATACGCTTTTGGAAAATAATGTTTCTTACCATCTTCTCGAATTTGATCTAAATTTACCGTTTTTCCATTTGCATCTATCCCGCCGTAATTAGTAGCAATTTGTTCTGCTGCAACAAAATATTGTTGCCCTAAATATGGATATATCCCCATTGCTTCTGTAACAACTTGCTGTCCTTTTGTTGGTGTACTATAAAACTTGCCAAAGCGACTAGCATAGTAAATACCATTATTAATTAGCCATCCGTTTTTGTCTGTTACTGTCCCTATTAGTGCAAAACGATTTATCTCATTAAAGAGAACTGACTTCTATTTGGGTAACCATAATTATCATAGAACTTTTACTTTAACAGTTTGTCTTCCCCAATTCATGGCCTTACTTTTTGAACCTACTAAAACATCAATACGATTACCTTTAATGGCACTACCGGTATCACCAGCGATTGCTTCACCATAATTTTCTACCCACACTTTTGATCTTAACAGTTACGTGCTTTTTGGCTACGCCAAACTGAAATTCATCTCCCACCTATCGTTGGGCTACGCCCTGTGCACGCTTGAGGAAGGAGAATTCTTTCTGGTAATCCGTTAAATTCATTTTCTTTTGTTAGAATTTCGTAAATACGTTTTGTAAATCTTTTCATCAGAATCGTTTCCGTACTCTCTATTGATTCACTGCTTTTGCTACAAGGGCAGCATATGCTTCTGCACCTGTTTTCGTTAAATGTACGCCATCTGGTTCAAAGTATGCCTGATTTCCAGCACTTGCTGCATACCAATCAACTAACACTACATTTTTGTAAGCTGATGCTGCTTCTTTTAACTTCTCATTCACCAACGATTCCCACGGACGTGGTACTCTCGTATTAATTAATATAATTTTACGTTCATCCCCAATCACTTTTATTAATGATGCTAATTGCTCCTTAGTAAAGGCTCCATTTGTACCTAATCCAATAATGACATGATTTCCTAAATTCCCCTCATTCTTTAGCTGTTCCACAGCAGGGATTGCTTTGGACATTTGCCGCCCTATTTCCGCATCAATCCTAATATTAGGAAAAGTATTTTTTAAATACGGAGCAATATCAATCATGATTGAATCTCCTACAGCTGTAACTGTTAGAGGGTCTTTAGGCTGTGCGGGAATCGCTTCTTTTTGTTCTTCTTTATTTTGAGGTGGTTCATTAGCTGGTTTATCCCAAACTGCAACGGGATGTTTAGCCTGCTCTTCTTGCACAGCTTCCACCTTATCTTTTGGAGGATTCTCCTTTGCTTTAGTAGCTGTTGTTAATCCAAAAGTAGCTATCGAAGAAATAAATACTGCACATATTAAAGCTA
This genomic interval from Bacillus cereus contains the following:
- a CDS encoding sigma-54 interaction domain-containing protein is translated as MSDIPVQIESKYLLKILDSLESGMNIVDKNGTIMWVNQACCKLFNKSKEHLIGRNIFVLKKEGAFTPSVIEMALQNGSTVTTVQEITGGNKMTVTGDIILDEQENPLYFVAHGHDINNWMDNVSKLEWEELAPVLKRYLLEIKKMNTRYILMQEEQSFIGHSKIHNLLAEILERVASVDSTVLINGETGVGKNVVAKRIHELSERNSQPFVHLNCAAIPDTLLESELFGYHKGAFTGANSKGKTGLVKTAEKGTLFLDEISELPLHLQPKLLQLLQDKTYMPIGGSQLVKADIRIIAATNRKIEEMVKEGKFRADLYYRLHVLPVNIPPLRERHEDIFPLLHFYLQKYNQIFNQTRTFSKQTIGVFQRYQWPGNIRELENTVEQLVIMAKKEEISIHDLPERFLSVSMEEEALQSLKKGNNLNEIIESMEKIIIEQAIKKNKTTRKTAKVLGITQTSLIRRLKKYNIRNEKE
- a CDS encoding amidohydrolase, whose amino-acid sequence is MNANLVFINGEVITSNRQNSIVESVAIKDNRIIGVGSNLETNKFIGEKTEVIDLAGKSLLPGFIDAHTHLVLYGVFQLNISCKESHIDSVADVLNELKKKALETPEGEWIRAWGFNETTIKEKRYPTIAELDAISAKHPIIISRTCGHICIVNTAALEKAGYDEKTPNPQGGVIEKNEKGEITGKLFEAANMKMNDVASYTDDELMKAVKIASDHFISGGITSIHEAATFDSNCYRLLQTAIKTKDIGVRIYAIIGTINESDKFVNKMMNAGIVTGTGDEKFRVGPAKIFLDGSSSGPTIATRKPYSSDPNNFGILYYSEEEIYKVLGEAHKKGYQITVHAQGDKAIEMYLNCVERALKEAPRKNHRHRIEHAGVSTPDLQERMKQLEVIPIPNPPFPYEYGEIYAHNYGERVNYMYAARDYIDKGIIAAGSSDAPVTDYNPLLGIHTAVNRKSQFGAEIGINQSISVLEAIKLYTWNGAYASFEEDIKGSIEVGKLADLVILSESILKAEPDLIKDLKVETTIIDGEIVYQKENDLMMKN
- a CDS encoding DUF3311 domain-containing protein, with the translated sequence MKYIKLLLLIPFIGCVGFLPFANKIEPYVLGMPFLLFWIVFWMVLSSIILTIVYKLDPDNKGSEAE